A genomic window from Helicobacter pylori includes:
- a CDS encoding RluA family pseudouridine synthase, with protein MEKAYKLLSVQENISHKKAKALIDSGLVSIGGKKLMVARKELPQNTCFNVQKIEKPSVIFEDENVLALFKPPFIESYDLVSFFKGWTLLHRLDKETSGVILLVKENSEFHLKAKKAFKERAVKKEYLALAQGIVEEEQEINAPILTIKTTKAFSKISKKGQEAITKITPLKIINKKTLLKVEIKTGRTHQIRVHLKHINHPIIGDTLYNNEPGSAKRLMLHAHKIALLGYEFEAIAPKEFEF; from the coding sequence ATGGAAAAAGCTTATAAATTATTGAGCGTCCAGGAAAACATTTCGCACAAAAAAGCTAAAGCTTTGATTGATTCGGGGTTAGTGAGTATAGGGGGGAAAAAATTGATGGTTGCTAGAAAGGAATTACCCCAAAACACATGCTTTAATGTCCAAAAAATTGAAAAGCCCAGCGTGATTTTTGAAGATGAAAACGTTCTAGCCCTTTTTAAACCCCCTTTTATAGAGAGCTATGATTTAGTTTCTTTTTTTAAAGGTTGGACGCTGTTGCACCGCTTGGATAAAGAAACAAGCGGGGTGATTTTACTGGTGAAAGAAAATTCAGAATTCCACTTGAAAGCTAAAAAAGCGTTTAAGGAAAGGGCGGTTAAAAAAGAATATTTAGCGCTAGCTCAAGGGATTGTAGAAGAAGAGCAAGAAATTAACGCTCCCATTCTCACCATTAAAACCACTAAAGCGTTCAGCAAGATCTCTAAAAAAGGGCAAGAAGCGATTACTAAAATCACGCCCTTAAAAATCATCAATAAAAAAACCCTTTTAAAAGTGGAAATCAAAACCGGGAGAACCCACCAGATTAGAGTCCATTTAAAGCATATCAACCACCCCATTATAGGCGATACGCTTTATAATAACGAACCAGGTTCAGCCAAACGCTTGATGCTCCATGCGCATAAAATTGCGTTATTGGGATATGAATTTGAAGCGATCGCTCCTAAAGAATTTGAATTTTAA
- the waaA gene encoding lipid IV(A) 3-deoxy-D-manno-octulosonic acid transferase: MFKFFYLLCLTLGHLISVPFIFFWSFKEKYRHSLKARFFLKDNFLKSEPVFWFHACSYGEVKSLEPIIHALKEPILISVTTNTGFELAAQTYQHSKHIEVRYLPFETLLFAWKKNLKHLKTLVVTEAELWFNVFDSAQKLGAKTMLINARISVRSYPKYQRFSFFYALLFKRIDLILAQSKDDKKRLLNLGAKKVVDFLNIKRFSKPVITSFYPKNPSALNVILASTHESEEELGLKAFLEFKKTFKNARLIVVPRHPERFKSVQNLLQDALKTTPFSLECFSSKGFVECDILLVDSLGELNNFYAIADVVILGGSFIKMGGHNPLEPAFFNTRLITGEHIFNQVALFELVKPYKIVQKEDLLDALLDYENLGVVRFLENGHDLNELLAFIKG, translated from the coding sequence TTGTTTAAGTTTTTTTATCTTTTATGTTTGACTTTGGGGCATCTTATTAGTGTACCTTTCATCTTTTTTTGGAGTTTTAAAGAAAAATACCGCCATTCTTTAAAGGCTCGTTTTTTTCTCAAAGACAATTTTTTAAAAAGTGAGCCGGTTTTTTGGTTCCATGCATGCTCTTATGGGGAAGTCAAATCGTTAGAGCCAATCATTCACGCTTTAAAAGAGCCGATTTTAATCAGCGTTACCACCAATACCGGCTTTGAATTAGCCGCTCAAACTTATCAGCATTCTAAACACATAGAAGTGCGTTACCTGCCTTTTGAAACCTTATTGTTTGCATGGAAAAAAAATTTGAAACACTTAAAAACTTTAGTGGTTACAGAAGCGGAATTGTGGTTTAATGTGTTTGATAGCGCTCAAAAATTAGGGGCAAAAACCATGCTCATTAACGCTCGCATCAGCGTTCGCTCTTACCCCAAGTACCAGCGTTTTTCGTTTTTTTATGCGCTTTTATTCAAACGCATTGATTTGATTTTGGCGCAAAGCAAGGACGATAAAAAGCGCTTATTGAATTTAGGGGCTAAAAAAGTGGTGGATTTTTTGAATATCAAGCGTTTTTCAAAGCCTGTGATCACTTCGTTTTACCCCAAAAACCCTAGCGCTTTAAATGTGATTTTAGCCAGCACGCATGAGAGTGAAGAGGAATTAGGGTTAAAAGCGTTTTTGGAATTTAAAAAGACTTTTAAAAATGCAAGACTGATTGTCGTTCCGCGCCACCCGGAGCGTTTTAAAAGCGTGCAAAATTTATTGCAAGATGCTTTAAAAACGACGCCTTTTAGTTTGGAATGTTTTTCTTCAAAGGGTTTTGTGGAATGCGATATTTTGTTAGTGGATAGTTTGGGGGAATTGAATAACTTTTATGCGATCGCTGATGTGGTGATCTTAGGGGGTTCGTTTATCAAAATGGGGGGGCATAACCCTTTAGAGCCGGCATTTTTTAACACGCGCCTAATCACAGGGGAACATATTTTCAACCAAGTAGCGTTGTTTGAATTGGTTAAACCCTATAAAATCGTTCAAAAAGAGGATTTATTAGACGCTCTTTTGGATTATGAGAATTTAGGCGTGGTGCGGTTTTTAGAAAACGGGCATGATTTAAACGAATTGCTCGCATTCATTAAAGGATAA
- a CDS encoding zinc ribbon domain-containing protein, whose product MNTHLKQLIEISHLDKEIDSLEPLIREKRKDLDKALSDKEAKNKAILNLEEEKLALKLQVSKNEQILQDTNAKIASIQKKMSEIKSERELRSLNIEEDIAKERSNQANKEIENLQNEIKHKSEKQEGLKKEMLELEKLALELESLVENEVKNIKETQQIIFKKKEELVEKTEPKIYSFYERIRRWAKNTSIVTIKKQACGGCFIRLNDKIYTEALTSGDIITCPYCGRILYAEGAYENSAPKESQKESQESV is encoded by the coding sequence ATGAACACCCACCTCAAACAATTGATTGAAATTTCGCATTTGGATAAAGAAATTGACTCTTTAGAGCCATTGATCAGAGAAAAACGAAAAGACTTGGATAAAGCCTTGAGTGATAAAGAAGCTAAAAATAAAGCGATTTTGAATTTAGAAGAAGAAAAATTAGCCCTAAAATTGCAAGTTTCTAAAAACGAGCAAATTTTACAAGACACCAACGCTAAAATCGCTAGTATCCAAAAGAAAATGAGCGAGATCAAATCTGAAAGGGAATTGCGCTCTTTAAACATTGAAGAAGACATCGCTAAAGAGCGATCCAATCAAGCCAATAAAGAAATTGAAAACTTGCAAAATGAAATCAAGCACAAAAGCGAAAAGCAAGAGGGCTTGAAAAAAGAAATGTTAGAGCTTGAAAAGTTAGCGCTGGAATTGGAAAGCTTGGTGGAAAACGAAGTCAAAAACATCAAAGAAACCCAACAAATCATCTTTAAAAAGAAAGAAGAATTAGTGGAAAAAACCGAGCCTAAAATCTATAGCTTTTATGAAAGGATTAGAAGATGGGCGAAAAACACGAGCATTGTAACGATCAAAAAACAGGCTTGTGGGGGTTGTTTTATCCGCTTGAACGATAAGATTTATACTGAAGCGCTAACGAGTGGGGATATTATCACTTGCCCGTATTGCGGGCGTATTTTATACGCTGAGGGTGCGTATGAAAACAGCGCTCCAAAAGAAAGCCAAAAAGAAAGCCAAGAATCAGTTTGA
- a CDS encoding Nif3-like dinuclear metal center hexameric protein, which translates to MALVKEVLGVLNRLSPFELQESWDNSGLNLGSENDGFSRIIACLEITLNIALNAPQNALIITHHPLIFRPLKTLNYEAYPGNILKILIQKNISVISMHTNFDKTHLNKYFAHTLLGFDGLTEKGLMLMKEGVNMEFDALLERIKSSLGVGKLACVKSSPIIKDLAFVCGAGASMFSSLKAQTCLITGDVKYHDAMIAQSLNISLIDATHYYSERGFALIVAEILHSFDYLVTIESFKNPLQII; encoded by the coding sequence ATGGCGTTAGTCAAGGAAGTGTTGGGAGTTTTGAATCGCCTTTCGCCTTTTGAACTCCAAGAATCGTGGGATAATAGCGGGCTGAATTTAGGGAGTGAAAATGACGGATTTAGCCGCATTATCGCATGTTTAGAAATCACGCTTAATATCGCTCTAAACGCGCCACAAAACGCTTTAATCATCACGCACCACCCCTTAATTTTCAGGCCCTTAAAAACGCTAAATTATGAGGCTTACCCAGGGAATATTTTAAAAATCTTGATCCAAAAAAACATTTCAGTCATCAGCATGCACACCAATTTTGACAAAACGCATTTAAACAAGTATTTTGCCCACACCCTTTTAGGGTTTGATGGTTTGACAGAAAAAGGCCTTATGTTAATGAAAGAAGGCGTTAATATGGAATTTGATGCGCTATTAGAAAGGATTAAATCTTCTTTAGGGGTGGGAAAATTAGCGTGCGTTAAAAGTTCTCCAATCATTAAAGATTTAGCGTTTGTGTGCGGGGCAGGAGCGTCCATGTTTTCTTCTTTAAAGGCGCAAACTTGTTTAATTACAGGCGATGTGAAATACCATGACGCTATGATCGCTCAATCTTTAAACATCAGCTTGATTGACGCCACGCATTATTATAGCGAGAGAGGGTTTGCACTCATTGTGGCTGAAATTTTGCATTCTTTTGATTATTTGGTTACAATAGAAAGTTTTAAAAACCCCTTGCAAATCATTTAA
- the glyQ gene encoding glycine--tRNA ligase subunit alpha has protein sequence MQDFSSLLLKLQEYWKNQGCLVIQPYDIPAGAGTFHPATLLRSLDKKPWNVAYVAPSRRPTDGRYGENPNRLGSYYQFQVVIKPSPSNIQELYLKSLEVLGINLNEHDIRFVEDNWESPTLGAWGLGWEVWLDGMEVTQFTYFQQVGGIPCNPIPVEITYGLERLAMYVQKVENILEIEWAKKDHKSVHYAQVHLESEYEFSKYHFEVASVKRLLEMFKNAQAEALHCLENKLPLPAYDFVMLCSHFFNILDARKAISVAERQNYILQIRDLAKGCAILYKEQEEEREERLKNALSKA, from the coding sequence TTTTCAAGTTTGTTATTAAAGTTACAAGAGTATTGGAAGAATCAAGGTTGTTTGGTGATCCAGCCTTATGATATTCCTGCAGGCGCGGGGACATTCCACCCGGCCACGCTTTTAAGGAGTTTGGATAAAAAGCCTTGGAATGTGGCGTATGTCGCGCCCTCTAGAAGGCCTACTGATGGGCGCTATGGGGAAAACCCTAACCGCTTGGGGAGTTATTACCAATTCCAAGTAGTCATCAAGCCAAGCCCCTCTAATATCCAAGAATTGTATTTAAAAAGTTTAGAAGTGTTAGGGATAAACCTTAATGAGCATGATATACGATTTGTAGAAGACAATTGGGAGAGCCCCACTTTAGGGGCATGGGGGCTTGGCTGGGAAGTGTGGCTTGATGGCATGGAGGTTACGCAATTCACTTATTTCCAGCAAGTGGGGGGCATTCCTTGCAACCCTATCCCTGTAGAAATCACTTACGGCTTAGAAAGATTGGCGATGTATGTCCAAAAAGTGGAAAATATTTTAGAGATTGAATGGGCTAAAAAGGATCACAAGAGCGTGCATTATGCGCAAGTGCATTTAGAGAGCGAATACGAATTTAGCAAGTATCATTTTGAAGTAGCGAGCGTGAAAAGGCTGTTAGAAATGTTTAAAAACGCCCAAGCCGAAGCCTTGCATTGCTTAGAAAACAAGCTTCCTTTACCGGCTTATGATTTTGTGATGCTATGCTCGCATTTTTTCAATATTTTAGACGCTAGAAAGGCGATTTCGGTGGCTGAAAGGCAAAATTATATCTTGCAAATTAGGGATTTGGCTAAAGGGTGCGCCATTCTTTATAAAGAGCAAGAAGAAGAAAGAGAAGAGCGCCTAAAAAACGCTCTCTCAAAGGCTTAA